In a genomic window of Sulfurisphaera tokodaii str. 7:
- a CDS encoding nucleotidyltransferase domain-containing protein encodes MEDVISKRERERRKVIEIVRSYANSLKGKYTVFLIGSYARGDFNVWSDIDVLLIGDFQGNLLERLLRLDFPPGFEVIPLTENEFDKAIKKNKPIIWDVKNKGIVLRDDLNICKKYANTIQCVNPS; translated from the coding sequence TTGGAGGATGTTATCTCAAAAAGAGAAAGAGAGAGAAGAAAGGTAATAGAAATAGTTAGGAGTTATGCTAACTCATTGAAAGGTAAATATACCGTATTTTTAATAGGCTCTTATGCCAGGGGTGATTTTAATGTATGGAGTGATATAGACGTGTTACTAATAGGAGATTTTCAAGGAAATCTATTAGAGAGATTACTAAGATTAGATTTTCCTCCCGGCTTTGAGGTTATCCCTCTGACTGAGAACGAGTTTGATAAGGCGATTAAGAAAAATAAGCCAATAATTTGGGATGTTAAAAATAAAGGAATTGTGCTAAGAGATGATCTTAATATATGCAAAAAATATGCCAATACAATACAATGTGTTAACCCTTCATAG
- a CDS encoding HEPN domain-containing protein translates to MLDYNEFDRWFKSAKLTLESAKHDVSGGFYNWACFKSQQAAEFAVKAYFYGIGQPKTGHTISSLLNLLNAPQDLIDKAKYLDKLYVPTRYPDVWEEETPAYYYTKKEAEEAIKYAEEIIKYVEELWRMLSQKEKEREER, encoded by the coding sequence ATGTTAGACTACAACGAATTTGATAGATGGTTTAAATCAGCTAAGCTTACCTTAGAAAGTGCTAAGCATGATGTTAGCGGTGGGTTCTATAATTGGGCTTGTTTTAAATCGCAACAAGCTGCTGAGTTTGCTGTTAAAGCTTATTTTTATGGTATTGGACAACCTAAAACTGGACATACAATATCAAGTTTATTAAATTTACTCAATGCTCCTCAAGATCTCATTGATAAGGCTAAGTATTTAGATAAATTGTATGTTCCAACCAGATATCCAGATGTATGGGAAGAGGAAACACCAGCATACTATTATACCAAGAAGGAGGCTGAAGAAGCTATAAAATATGCTGAAGAAATAATAAAATACGTAGAGGAACTTTGGAGGATGTTATCTCAAAAAGAGAAAGAGAGAGAAGAAAGGTAA
- a CDS encoding tyrosine-type recombinase/integrase: MAKVNVEKLDEQKKIAILKKAIDKLGLSYVSRQIGVDRSTLNRYVNGKIKKIPNEVIEKASDLLTVEELNDILYGLKSTDVDPTTAISVIVKAKTDESFRNFFLTLLWQELGEYIKEPSNTYVVSDDDIKLFEKIMKTQRAKKTAYMRTNSLKRALAELNYELTPTRLKEYMLDVLQESKGRAENVGKALKLFIKEVIKPKNPRIARELYDAVKIPKYEREYTPINLELETVKQIFNAIEGLGAKAYFLILAETGLRTGEVFSLRLDQVDLENRVIRIGKVTKTKRAYVTFIHQPTVEWLKETYLPYRERFVRRYANSLKALNVNIEQWEAKLFPFDEDDIRTEIKIAMRKVIGREFRLYDLRSFFASYMLKQGVSPLVVNVLQGRTPPQQFQILQERYLNLSEKELQEIYDKHAPRLL; the protein is encoded by the coding sequence ATGGCAAAAGTTAACGTGGAAAAGTTAGATGAGCAAAAGAAGATAGCTATTCTCAAAAAGGCAATAGATAAGCTAGGCTTAAGTTACGTCTCACGCCAAATAGGTGTAGATAGGTCAACATTAAACCGTTACGTAAACGGTAAAATTAAGAAGATACCTAACGAGGTTATTGAGAAAGCCTCAGACCTTCTAACAGTTGAGGAGTTAAACGACATACTCTACGGGCTTAAGAGCACTGACGTAGACCCTACGACGGCTATAAGCGTCATAGTTAAAGCTAAGACAGATGAGTCCTTTAGGAACTTTTTCTTAACGTTATTATGGCAAGAGTTAGGAGAGTACATTAAAGAGCCGTCAAATACGTACGTAGTGAGCGATGATGATATAAAGCTATTTGAGAAGATAATGAAGACTCAAAGGGCTAAGAAGACTGCATATATGAGAACTAATTCGCTAAAGCGTGCATTAGCTGAACTGAATTACGAATTAACACCTACCAGGTTAAAGGAGTACATGCTAGACGTGTTACAAGAGAGTAAGGGGAGAGCCGAAAACGTAGGAAAGGCGTTAAAATTGTTTATCAAGGAAGTTATAAAGCCAAAGAATCCCCGAATTGCAAGGGAATTATACGACGCCGTAAAGATACCTAAGTATGAACGTGAATACACACCAATAAATTTGGAGTTAGAGACGGTTAAGCAAATCTTTAACGCCATAGAAGGCTTAGGGGCTAAGGCTTACTTCCTCATTTTAGCTGAGACTGGTCTAAGGACTGGTGAGGTTTTCAGCCTAAGACTAGACCAAGTGGACCTGGAAAACCGCGTTATTAGGATAGGAAAAGTGACTAAGACAAAGAGGGCTTACGTAACATTTATCCATCAGCCCACTGTAGAGTGGTTAAAGGAAACGTATCTCCCATACCGTGAACGATTTGTAAGAAGGTATGCTAATTCCCTTAAAGCTTTAAACGTTAACATAGAGCAATGGGAGGCTAAGCTGTTCCCTTTTGACGAGGACGATATAAGGACAGAGATTAAGATAGCAATGAGAAAAGTGATAGGAAGGGAATTTCGATTATACGATTTACGCTCATTCTTTGCTAGCTATATGTTGAAACAAGGGGTCAGCCCCTTAGTCGTAAACGTGTTACAAGGTAGAACACCGCCTCAACAATTTCAAATCCTTCAAGAACGTTACCTTAACCTATCGGAAAAGGAATTACAAGAGATATACGATAAACACGCCCCGAGGTTACTCTAG
- a CDS encoding IS607 family transposase encodes MERYLTPSEVAEIFGMSRSGVIKWIREGKIKAIEINGRWRIPYSEVERLLSGGGRLKQIAIYARVSSNTQKDNLERQLNALREWVKKNYGDVSVVEIKDVGSGLKEDRRGLKKLIELARRKQIDAVVIAYKDRLTRFGFDYLVELFKAYGVDVVVTFQEEPKDYMQELMEDFVEIVKSFASRIYGHKYEEVVKCVEDVEKDC; translated from the coding sequence GTGGAGAGATACCTAACTCCCAGTGAGGTTGCCGAAATATTCGGGATGAGCAGGAGTGGCGTGATAAAGTGGATTAGGGAAGGGAAAATAAAGGCCATCGAAATTAACGGTAGGTGGAGGATACCTTACAGCGAAGTAGAGAGGTTATTAAGCGGTGGCGGTAGGCTTAAACAGATCGCAATTTACGCTAGGGTTTCGTCTAATACACAAAAGGACAACCTGGAAAGGCAATTAAACGCGTTGAGGGAATGGGTTAAGAAGAATTACGGCGATGTGAGCGTTGTGGAGATCAAGGACGTAGGGTCTGGACTGAAGGAGGACAGGAGGGGTTTAAAGAAGCTGATCGAGTTGGCTAGGAGGAAGCAAATAGACGCCGTCGTCATAGCTTACAAGGACAGGCTGACGCGTTTCGGTTTCGACTACTTAGTAGAGCTCTTCAAGGCTTATGGGGTTGACGTAGTCGTTACTTTTCAAGAGGAACCAAAGGACTACATGCAGGAGCTGATGGAAGACTTCGTGGAAATAGTCAAGTCATTCGCCTCCAGGATCTACGGTCATAAGTACGAGGAGGTGGTTAAATGTGTTGAAGACGTTGAAAAGGACTGTTAA
- a CDS encoding DedA family protein — MYVFQGLSGYLLLLGLMIGEGIGLPIPSEVIMPLVGYYSYEGNISLYMGVISGTVGSLIGSIIAYYIGFFLGFPFLKKYGKYLLINEKRIDALHSWFIKYGDFAVFGFRFVPELRALISYPAGIAKMSMLRFFIFTLLGHLIWDISLSILGYHYADEINYVISLAEKFGVYAIGITIILIVIYVIIKFAKK; from the coding sequence ATGTACGTATTTCAAGGTTTAAGCGGTTATCTTCTTCTCCTGGGTTTGATGATTGGAGAAGGAATTGGTTTACCAATTCCCAGCGAAGTAATAATGCCTTTAGTTGGATATTATTCCTATGAAGGGAACATATCATTATACATGGGAGTAATTTCTGGTACTGTAGGTAGTCTAATAGGATCAATTATAGCGTACTATATTGGGTTTTTCTTAGGATTTCCTTTCCTTAAGAAATATGGTAAGTACTTACTAATTAACGAGAAAAGAATTGATGCTTTACATAGTTGGTTTATAAAATACGGCGACTTTGCAGTTTTTGGGTTCAGATTTGTCCCAGAGCTTAGGGCCTTAATCTCTTATCCCGCTGGAATAGCAAAAATGAGTATGCTAAGATTTTTTATATTTACACTCTTAGGTCATTTAATATGGGATATCTCTTTATCAATATTAGGTTATCATTACGCGGATGAAATTAATTATGTGATAAGTTTAGCTGAAAAATTCGGAGTTTATGCTATAGGGATAACAATTATTCTCATAGTGATTTATGTTATAATAAAATTTGCTAAAAAATAA